The genomic segment GCTGCCGCCTCCATATTCGTGCAGGCGCGAGCAAGCGCTGTACTCGGGGAGGAGCAGGCTTTGTGCGCCTCTCGCCGCCGTCCAGCGGATCAGCGCGGAGCGGCCGCCCTCTTCGGGCCGGATCTCGACCCAGTAGGCGGCCTGGCGCGTGAGGCGCAGTTCCTCAAGCGTGCCGCGGGAAGTGCCCGCCGAGGCAACCATCGAGGCCGAGACCGGCGACTGCCATGTGCCGTAGGGCGCAACGGCTCGAGGGGGCATGCGCTTTCCCTCCTCAGACGATCTCGGTGAGGTGCAACGCCCTTCCGACCCTGGTTCTCAAGGACAGGCGTTGCTCAAGTGGTCGTCGAAGGTGCTGGCAAACAGATGCCGTCCGGATCCGTCACAAGTGGCCCGGAAGAAAAGGAACTCAGTCTCCGCCGGCTCGGCCACGGCTTGCAGCGAGCTCAGGCCGGGATTGGCGATGGGTCCCGGCGGCAGTCCGGAATACCGATACGTGTTGTACGGCGACTCGAGCTCCAGGTCGGCTAGGGTCAGTGGAGCCTTCCACCACATTCCGTCCGCTTGCCGGCCCAATGCGTACTGCACGGTTGGGTCGGCCTCCAGGCGTATCCCCTGCTGCAGCCGGTTGAGAAAGACTGCTGCGATCAGGGGGCGTTCGTCAGGGACGATGGCTTCGCGCTCAACGATCGACGCCAGCACAACTGCCTGGGCCAGCGACAGGCCTTGCTTCTCAAAGCCAGCGCGCAGCGAGGGCGTCACCCGCTTGTCGAAGGTGGCCAGCATCGTGTTGACCAGCTGCTCGGCGGTCGTCCCGGCGCCGAGGGCGTAGGTGTCCGGGAACAAGAAGCCCTCCGCGCTGGGGGCGGACGGGAGCCCGAGAACTTCCTGGAGGCCGTCCGCCTGCTGGGCAGCCTGCATGAAATCCGGTGAGGCGAATCCGATGCCCTCCAAGGGAAGTGCCTCGGCGATTTGCTCCAGGCGCCAGCCCTCAGGGACCGTCAGGCGGGACTGGCTGACCATGGCCAACTGCAGCGCCTCCGCCAGCTGGGTGATCGACATTTCGCCCGAGAGGGCATAGCGCCCGGCTTGAATCCGGGTGTCGAGGCCGTAAGAGCGGAGATACGCTCGGAGCAGGGCGGGATCCTGCACGATCTGGGCATCTTTCAGGCGCTGGATGATGGTCTCCGCCGAATCGCCCGGGAGGACGGTGATCTCGGCCATTGCGGAGGGATCCCCGGCAGGCTGGGACAAGGATCCGCCTCGCAGGAGCAAGTAAGCTCGGAGCAGGGCTCGATCGGCGCCGGCGATGCCCTGGGTTGGGCCCAGCAGCGAGGCGACGGGCTTGGACCC from the Anaerolineales bacterium genome contains:
- the mltG gene encoding endolytic transglycosylase MltG, with amino-acid sequence MRRRSSSVSGCLFLTSLILILCMVGVAAGAILFGGSKPVASLLGPTQGIAGADRALLRAYLLLRGGSLSQPAGDPSAMAEITVLPGDSAETIIQRLKDAQIVQDPALLRAYLRSYGLDTRIQAGRYALSGEMSITQLAEALQLAMVSQSRLTVPEGWRLEQIAEALPLEGIGFASPDFMQAAQQADGLQEVLGLPSAPSAEGFLFPDTYALGAGTTAEQLVNTMLATFDKRVTPSLRAGFEKQGLSLAQAVVLASIVEREAIVPDERPLIAAVFLNRLQQGIRLEADPTVQYALGRQADGMWWKAPLTLADLELESPYNTYRYSGLPPGPIANPGLSSLQAVAEPAETEFLFFRATCDGSGRHLFASTFDDHLSNACP